The following proteins are encoded in a genomic region of Stegostoma tigrinum isolate sSteTig4 chromosome 10, sSteTig4.hap1, whole genome shotgun sequence:
- the lrr1 gene encoding leucine-rich repeat protein 1 isoform X1, with protein sequence MLRLSRIMSLVGDHFIADTMKLQCEVEVINRMLPTFGMRNRGKGNRAVLSIGKHHDRSIKNNSPTIHLLICTLKDKAGCKYKLKGNIEQFFTKFVEEGKATIRLKEPAVDVCLSKADVNNLKNFLSTLRLAHRGSEIDTIPLSNLAPVKTAEVEKPKAKMVITSRKDYPLTTNFPYSLEFLQVSYCKLARVDMRMLYLRKLRKLDLSNNHIHKLPATIGDLSCLSELVLHNNHLETFSITLCSSTLQKSLQFLDLSHNRLHALPIQFCQLRELIHLKLDDNELLRLPYRIGQLTKLRFFSAARNKLPYLPCDFQKLCLENVDLFGNLFEQPSPLAPLIQLQIPMTLLEIAARATINYRIAYGPHILPAHLCQDLDLTKTCLCRRPCLNSFIQVVVNLNLHQVSHTVVLVDNMGGTEAPILCYFCSLTCYSEFLDRYHQRNR encoded by the exons ATGCTTCGATTGTCCAGAATTATGTCTTTAGTGGGTGATCATTTCATTGCAGATACTATGAAACTCCAGTGTGAGGTGGAAGTCATCAATCGGATGCTCCCGACCTTCGGTATGCGGAACAGAGGCAAAGGAAACCGAGCTGTTCTCTCTATCGGGAAACATCATGATCGGAGCATTAAAAACAACTCTCCGACCATTCATCTTTTGATCTGTACCTTAAAAGACAAAGCAGGCTGTAAATACAAG CTGAAAGGAAATATAGAGCAATTTTTCACCAAATTCGTGGAAGAAGGAAAAGCAACCATCAGGCTGAAAGAACCTGCTGTGGATGTTTGTCTGAGTAAG GCAGATGTCAATAATTTAAAGAACTTCCTCTCCACGTTAAGGCTGGCTCACCGAGGAAGTGAAATAGACACTATACCATTGTCCAATCTGGCTCCAGTTAAGACTGCAGAAGTTGAAAAGCCAAAAGCCAAAATGGTTATCACATCTAGGAAGGATTATCCTCTCACCACAAACTTCCCTTACTCTCTAGAGTTTCTACAGGTGTCCTACTGCAAACTAGCACGTGTGGATATGCGAATGCTTTACCTTCGAAAACTGCGGAAGCTGGATCTTAGCAATAACCACATACACAAACTTCCAGCTACCATTGGGGATCTTTCTTGTCTGTCTGAGCTTGTTTTGCACAATAACCACTTGGAAACATTCAGTATTACATTGTGTAGCTCCACATTGCAGAAATCTTTGCAGTTTTTGGATTTGAGCCACAACAGATTGCATGCTTTGCCTATTCAATTCTGTCAACTGCGAGAACTTATTCATCTAAAACTTGATGACAATGAGTTACTCCGGCTTCCTTACAGGATTGGGCAGCTGACTAAACTACGCTTCTTCTCAGCAGCACGTAACAAATTGCCTTATCTTCCATGCGATTTTCAGAAGCTGTGCCTTGAGAATGTGGATCTATTTGGAAACCTTTTTGAACAACCTAGTCCTTTGGCTCCATTGATTCAGCTGCAGATTCCAATGACTCTACTAGAGATAGCCGCTAGAGCAACAATAAATTACAG AATTGCTTATGGACCACACATCCTTCCAGCCCATTTATGTCAAGATCTGGATTTGACTAAAACCTGCCTTTGCAGAAGACCTTGTTTGAACTCCTTTATTCAAGTCGTTGTAAATTTGAACTTGCATCAAGTCTCCCATACTGTGGTCCTTGTGGACAACATGGGTGGCACTGAAGCCCCAATTCTCTGTTACTTCTGTTCGTTAACCTGCTACTCCGAGTTCCTTGACAGATATCACCAACGCAACAGATGA
- the lrr1 gene encoding leucine-rich repeat protein 1 isoform X3: MLRLSRIMSLVGDHFIADTMKLQCEVEVINRMLPTFGMRNRGKGNRAVLSIGKHHDRSIKNNSPTIHLLICTLKDKAGCKYKADVNNLKNFLSTLRLAHRGSEIDTIPLSNLAPVKTAEVEKPKAKMVITSRKDYPLTTNFPYSLEFLQVSYCKLARVDMRMLYLRKLRKLDLSNNHIHKLPATIGDLSCLSELVLHNNHLETFSITLCSSTLQKSLQFLDLSHNRLHALPIQFCQLRELIHLKLDDNELLRLPYRIGQLTKLRFFSAARNKLPYLPCDFQKLCLENVDLFGNLFEQPSPLAPLIQLQIPMTLLEIAARATINYRIAYGPHILPAHLCQDLDLTKTCLCRRPCLNSFIQVVVNLNLHQVSHTVVLVDNMGGTEAPILCYFCSLTCYSEFLDRYHQRNR, from the exons ATGCTTCGATTGTCCAGAATTATGTCTTTAGTGGGTGATCATTTCATTGCAGATACTATGAAACTCCAGTGTGAGGTGGAAGTCATCAATCGGATGCTCCCGACCTTCGGTATGCGGAACAGAGGCAAAGGAAACCGAGCTGTTCTCTCTATCGGGAAACATCATGATCGGAGCATTAAAAACAACTCTCCGACCATTCATCTTTTGATCTGTACCTTAAAAGACAAAGCAGGCTGTAAATACAAG GCAGATGTCAATAATTTAAAGAACTTCCTCTCCACGTTAAGGCTGGCTCACCGAGGAAGTGAAATAGACACTATACCATTGTCCAATCTGGCTCCAGTTAAGACTGCAGAAGTTGAAAAGCCAAAAGCCAAAATGGTTATCACATCTAGGAAGGATTATCCTCTCACCACAAACTTCCCTTACTCTCTAGAGTTTCTACAGGTGTCCTACTGCAAACTAGCACGTGTGGATATGCGAATGCTTTACCTTCGAAAACTGCGGAAGCTGGATCTTAGCAATAACCACATACACAAACTTCCAGCTACCATTGGGGATCTTTCTTGTCTGTCTGAGCTTGTTTTGCACAATAACCACTTGGAAACATTCAGTATTACATTGTGTAGCTCCACATTGCAGAAATCTTTGCAGTTTTTGGATTTGAGCCACAACAGATTGCATGCTTTGCCTATTCAATTCTGTCAACTGCGAGAACTTATTCATCTAAAACTTGATGACAATGAGTTACTCCGGCTTCCTTACAGGATTGGGCAGCTGACTAAACTACGCTTCTTCTCAGCAGCACGTAACAAATTGCCTTATCTTCCATGCGATTTTCAGAAGCTGTGCCTTGAGAATGTGGATCTATTTGGAAACCTTTTTGAACAACCTAGTCCTTTGGCTCCATTGATTCAGCTGCAGATTCCAATGACTCTACTAGAGATAGCCGCTAGAGCAACAATAAATTACAG AATTGCTTATGGACCACACATCCTTCCAGCCCATTTATGTCAAGATCTGGATTTGACTAAAACCTGCCTTTGCAGAAGACCTTGTTTGAACTCCTTTATTCAAGTCGTTGTAAATTTGAACTTGCATCAAGTCTCCCATACTGTGGTCCTTGTGGACAACATGGGTGGCACTGAAGCCCCAATTCTCTGTTACTTCTGTTCGTTAACCTGCTACTCCGAGTTCCTTGACAGATATCACCAACGCAACAGATGA
- the lrr1 gene encoding leucine-rich repeat protein 1 isoform X2, translating into MKLQCEVEVINRMLPTFGMRNRGKGNRAVLSIGKHHDRSIKNNSPTIHLLICTLKDKAGCKYKLKGNIEQFFTKFVEEGKATIRLKEPAVDVCLSKADVNNLKNFLSTLRLAHRGSEIDTIPLSNLAPVKTAEVEKPKAKMVITSRKDYPLTTNFPYSLEFLQVSYCKLARVDMRMLYLRKLRKLDLSNNHIHKLPATIGDLSCLSELVLHNNHLETFSITLCSSTLQKSLQFLDLSHNRLHALPIQFCQLRELIHLKLDDNELLRLPYRIGQLTKLRFFSAARNKLPYLPCDFQKLCLENVDLFGNLFEQPSPLAPLIQLQIPMTLLEIAARATINYRIAYGPHILPAHLCQDLDLTKTCLCRRPCLNSFIQVVVNLNLHQVSHTVVLVDNMGGTEAPILCYFCSLTCYSEFLDRYHQRNR; encoded by the exons ATGAAACTCCAGTGTGAGGTGGAAGTCATCAATCGGATGCTCCCGACCTTCGGTATGCGGAACAGAGGCAAAGGAAACCGAGCTGTTCTCTCTATCGGGAAACATCATGATCGGAGCATTAAAAACAACTCTCCGACCATTCATCTTTTGATCTGTACCTTAAAAGACAAAGCAGGCTGTAAATACAAG CTGAAAGGAAATATAGAGCAATTTTTCACCAAATTCGTGGAAGAAGGAAAAGCAACCATCAGGCTGAAAGAACCTGCTGTGGATGTTTGTCTGAGTAAG GCAGATGTCAATAATTTAAAGAACTTCCTCTCCACGTTAAGGCTGGCTCACCGAGGAAGTGAAATAGACACTATACCATTGTCCAATCTGGCTCCAGTTAAGACTGCAGAAGTTGAAAAGCCAAAAGCCAAAATGGTTATCACATCTAGGAAGGATTATCCTCTCACCACAAACTTCCCTTACTCTCTAGAGTTTCTACAGGTGTCCTACTGCAAACTAGCACGTGTGGATATGCGAATGCTTTACCTTCGAAAACTGCGGAAGCTGGATCTTAGCAATAACCACATACACAAACTTCCAGCTACCATTGGGGATCTTTCTTGTCTGTCTGAGCTTGTTTTGCACAATAACCACTTGGAAACATTCAGTATTACATTGTGTAGCTCCACATTGCAGAAATCTTTGCAGTTTTTGGATTTGAGCCACAACAGATTGCATGCTTTGCCTATTCAATTCTGTCAACTGCGAGAACTTATTCATCTAAAACTTGATGACAATGAGTTACTCCGGCTTCCTTACAGGATTGGGCAGCTGACTAAACTACGCTTCTTCTCAGCAGCACGTAACAAATTGCCTTATCTTCCATGCGATTTTCAGAAGCTGTGCCTTGAGAATGTGGATCTATTTGGAAACCTTTTTGAACAACCTAGTCCTTTGGCTCCATTGATTCAGCTGCAGATTCCAATGACTCTACTAGAGATAGCCGCTAGAGCAACAATAAATTACAG AATTGCTTATGGACCACACATCCTTCCAGCCCATTTATGTCAAGATCTGGATTTGACTAAAACCTGCCTTTGCAGAAGACCTTGTTTGAACTCCTTTATTCAAGTCGTTGTAAATTTGAACTTGCATCAAGTCTCCCATACTGTGGTCCTTGTGGACAACATGGGTGGCACTGAAGCCCCAATTCTCTGTTACTTCTGTTCGTTAACCTGCTACTCCGAGTTCCTTGACAGATATCACCAACGCAACAGATGA